A single window of Pseudomonadota bacterium DNA harbors:
- a CDS encoding glutathione S-transferase family protein, with the protein MTPTLWGRPNAHNVMKVDCTLQALGIDYTRVDIGSQPGDLDTPDFRALNPLGRIPVLQIDGLVLRESHTICRYLAARPGTDPSWWPADNAAQAAINTWLDWELSSWEPAFMALFWGFYRCPPEKHRPEAIEDAAARCRDCVAELDRALAVATWLTGPTPSLADLCCSMGLHRYRHMGYPVTLPDHVARWYEQLAALPAWQATAMASFAGLRGRESY; encoded by the coding sequence GTGACACCGACGCTCTGGGGCAGACCCAACGCGCACAATGTGATGAAAGTGGACTGCACACTGCAGGCACTCGGCATCGACTACACGCGGGTGGACATCGGCAGCCAGCCGGGCGACCTCGACACCCCTGACTTTCGGGCCTTGAACCCGCTCGGTCGTATACCGGTGTTGCAAATCGACGGCCTCGTGCTGCGCGAGTCGCACACCATCTGCCGTTACCTCGCCGCGCGACCGGGGACCGACCCGTCGTGGTGGCCCGCCGACAACGCTGCGCAGGCGGCGATCAACACCTGGTTGGACTGGGAACTCTCAAGCTGGGAACCCGCGTTCATGGCACTGTTCTGGGGTTTCTACCGGTGCCCGCCGGAAAAACACCGGCCCGAGGCGATCGAGGACGCCGCCGCGCGCTGCCGCGACTGTGTGGCGGAGTTGGACCGCGCACTTGCCGTGGCGACCTGGCTGACGGGTCCAACCCCGTCGCTGGCAGACCTCTGTTGCAGCATGGGCCTGCACCGCTACCGGCACATGGGTTACCCCGTGACCCTGCCCGACCACGTTGCGCGTTGGTACGAGCAACTGGCCGCGCTGCCTGCGTGGCAAGCCACCGCAATGGCGTCGTTCGCGGGGCTGCGTGGCCGCGAATCCTACTGA